The proteins below come from a single Pseudochaenichthys georgianus chromosome 14, fPseGeo1.2, whole genome shotgun sequence genomic window:
- the hrh2b gene encoding histamine receptor H2b translates to MISMALRSLVLVTFIILTVGGNMLVCLAVGLSRRLWRISNCFVVSLAVTDLMLGLLVLPFSASVELRSGKWPLGGALCNIYISLDVLLCASSILTLVAISVDRYLAITAPLSYSRRVTRLRVTLALITIWALSLAVSFVSIHLGWNTADYRVQHSDWGMGEDKEGYYCQFEWNNNYVLVYTFGTFYLPLLLMCGMYLCIFRVAREQVRRIRAATPSFARSASNAAIAREHKATVTLVAVLGGFVICWFPYFTLFTCMGIKENTNPPNTLNSVVLWLGYFNSALNPILYPAFNRDFRKAYTELLRCRGSFRRKLQLTHVSVHKRLTFTNGQMVSQQSEKHKNMDNNGTDAKTVTPQEINGIPSEPS, encoded by the exons ATGATCTCCATGGCTCTCCGCTCGCTCGTTCTGGTGACTTTCATCATTCTGACCGTCGGTGGGAACATGTTGGTGTGTTTGGCTGTGGGACTCAGCCGTCGACTGTGGCGCATCTCTAACTGcttcgttgtgtccctggcgGTGACGGATCTGATGCTAGGCCTGCTGGTGTTGCCCTTTTCTGCCAGCGTGGAGCTGCGCAGCGGGAAATGGCCCCTCGGAGGAGCTCTGTGTAACATCTACATCTCTCTGGATGTGCTGCTCTGTGCATCCTCAATCCTCACCCTGGTGGCCATCAGTGTGGACCGATACTTAGCCATTACAGCTCCCCTTAGCTACTCCCGGAGAGTTACCCGTCTGAGGGTGACACTGGCCTTGATCACCATCTGGGCTTTGTCACTAGCAGTGTCCTTTGTGTCCATCCACCTGGGCTGGAACACAGCAGACTACAGAGTGCAGCACTCAGACTGGGGCATGGGGGAGGACAAAGAGGGATACTACTGCCAGTTTGAATGGAATAACAACTATGTTCTCGTTTATACCTTTGGCACATTTTACCTGCCTCTGCTGCTTATGTGCGGAATGTATCTTTGCATATTCAGAGTGGCACGAGAACAG GTGAGGCGAATTCGTGCTGCCACTCCGTCGTTTGCACGCTCCGCATCAAATGCAGCCATAGCTCGGGAGCACAAAGCTACAGTGACATTGGTCGCTGTTCTGGGGGgttttgtcatctgctggttcCCCTACTTCACCTTATTCACCTGCATGGGCATAAAGGAAAATACAAACCCCCCTAATACTCTTAACTCTGTGGTCCTGTGGCTGGGCTATTTTAACTCGGCTCTTAACCCAATCCTGTATCCAGCCTTCAACAGGGATTTCCGCAAGGCCTACACAGAGCTGCTTCGCTGCAGAGGGTCGTTTCGCAGAAAACTGCAGCTCACTCATGTGTCAGTTCATAAACGATTGACCTTTACTAATGGACAAATGGTCTCccaacagtctgagaaacataaaaacatggaTAATAATGGAACTGACGCAAAGACCGTCACTCCACAGGAGATAAATGGTATCCCGAGTGAGCCAAGCTGA